CACAGCGCTTTGATCAACTACTGCAGCGTATCTCAATGCTGGATTGTTGCGAAATCGGCGCCCACAACGGTAGTGACAAGTTGATCCCGATACTGGAAATGGCAACCGAATCTGGAATCCTCGATACCCTACGCGAAATCGAGGCAATGGAAGGCGTGATCAGCGCAACCATGGTTTATCACCAGATCGACGAAGAGGATGAGGAGGTCTTACCGTAATGAGTCTTACACGTCGTGGTTTTATAAAAGCTAACGCGCTCGCCACCGCCGCGGCCGCTGCCGGAATTACTTTACCCACGCATGCGGCCAACCTGGTCACCCACGCGTCGAAGAATAAACTCAAATGGTCGAAGGCCGCGTGTCGCTTTTGTGGTACGGGTTGCAGCGTCAATGTTGCTGTTAAAGACAATCGCGTCGTCGCCACCCATGGCGACATCAACTCTCCAGTCAACAAGGGCCTCAACTGTATCAAGGGCTACTTTCTGTCGAAAATCATGTACGGCAAGGATCGTCTACAGACACCGTTACTGCGTAAAAAGAACGGTCGATACGACAAGGATGGCGATTTCACGCCGGTGTCCTGGGACGAGGCCTTTGACGTGATGGAAGAAAAATTCAAGGCCGCGTTAAAGGAAAAAGGGCCCAAGGGCGTTGGCATGTTCGGCTCGGGCCAGTGGACGGTTTGGGAGGGCTATGCCGCCAGCAAATTGATGAAGGCCGGTTTTCTCTCCAACAATATTGACCCCAATGCGCGACACTGTATGGCCTCGGCCGTAGGCGGGTTTATGCGTACATTCGGTATCGATGAACCGATGGGCTGTTATGACGATTTTGAACACGCGGACGCGTTTGTACTTTGGGGTTCAAATATGGCAGAGATGCACCCCGTATTGTGGATGCGCATTACCGACAGACGACTGAGTTATGAACATGTAAAGGTGGCCGTGCTCTCGACGTATGAACACCGCTCGTTTGATCTGGCCGACTTACCCATCGTGTTTACGCCGCAAACCGATATGGCGATACTCAATTACATTGCCAATTACATTATCCAGACCGGGCGCGTGAACAAAGATTTCGTGGCCAAACACGTCAACTTTCGTATCGGCAATACCGACATCGGCTACGGTTTGCGCCCGGAACATCCTCTGGAAAAGCGCGCGGCCAACGCCAAAAACGCAGGCGGTTCCAAGGCGAGTAGCTTTGACGAGTTTGCCAAGTTTGTTTCCACATACGACGCCGACTATGTGTCAAAACTCTCCGGCGTGTCTGCAAGCAACTTGAAAAAACTTGCAGAACTCTATGCCGACCCCAACACCAAAGTCATGTCCTTATGGACGATGGGCGTTAACCAACACACCCGCGGCGTGTGGACCAATAACATGATCTATAACATCCATCTGTTGACCGGAAAAATTTCGACGCCGGGCAACAGTCCGTTTTCACTCACCGGACAGCCTTCGGCCTGTGGCACCGCCAGAGAAGTAGGCACCTTTGCCCATCGCCTTCCTGCCGATATGGTAGTCAATAAACCCGAACATCGTGAGATAGCGGAGAAGAAATGGAAACTGCCCAAGGGAATTCTTCCCGGCTGGGTGGGTGCCCATGCGGTGTTGCAAAATCGTCAACTCAAAGACGGTGAAATCAATGCCTACTGGGTGCAGGTAAACAACAACGTGCAGGCCGCGGCTAATATGGTTGAGGAAACCCTGCCCGGTTATCGCAATCCGAAAAACTTTATCGTGGTCTCCGACGCCTATCCCACCGTCACCGCACAGGCCGCCGATTTGATCTTGCCGACGGCGATGTGGGTAGAGAAAGAAGGTGCCTATGGCAATGCGGAGCGACGCACACAGTTCTGGCATCAAATGGTCGACGCGCCGGGTGAGTCGAAATCCGATTTGTGGCAACTGGTGGAGTTTTCAAAACGCTTTAAGACCGACGAGGTATGGCCGGCAGCGGTACTCAACAAGAACAAAAACTATAAAGGCAAAACCCTGTACGATGTTTTGTTTGCCAATGGTCAGGTAAACAAATTTCCCTTGTCGGAAATGGATGCCGATTACAACAACCAGGAAAGCAAACATTTTGGTTTTTACATACAAAAAGGTTTGTTCGAGGAATATGCCTCCTTCGGCCGCGGCAAGGCGCATGATCTCGCGGATTTTGATCGTTATCATCAGGAGCGCGGTTTGCGTTGGCCGGTCGTCGATGGCAAAGAAACCCGTTGGCGTTTTCGCGAAGGCAGCGACCCCTATGTTAAAAAAGGCAAAGGCTTCGAGTTTTATGGCAAGCCTGACGGTAAGGCGGTAATCTTCGCCCTGCCCTACGAGCCACCGGCAGAGTCACCCGACAAACAATACGATCTGTGGCTCTCAACCGGACGCGTACTCGAACACTGGCATTCCGGTTCGATGACACAGCGCGTACCCGAGCTCTATCGCGCCTTTCCCGATGCGGTGGTCTTTATGCATCCGCAAGATGCCCGTGACCGTTCCCTGCGCCGCGGCGATCAAGTCAAAATACAATCCAGACGCGGAGAAATGTTGACGCGTGTGGAAACCCGAGGAAGAAACAAACCACCCAGGGGCCTGGTGTTTGTGCCCTGGTTCGACGCGAGCCAGTTGATCAATAAGGTAACACTCGATGCCACCGATCCGATCTCGAAAGAAACGGATTACAAGAAATGCGCCGTGCGCATTGTTAAGGCATAGGGGGCATAACATGAAATATCTTTTCGCTCTTTACGTCGTCGGTGTTTTTCTAAGTCAATCGGTGCTTGCCGACGATAATGTTGCGACGTTGCGCAAACATGCGCTGCCCACGCAACAGGACACACCGCCCATCGCGCCGGTACTTAATGAAGACATAAAGCGCAAACGTAATTACCCGATGCAACCACCGACGATACCGCACAAGATCGACAATTATCAGGTGGACATACGCTCAAACAAGTGTCTCAGTTGCCACAGCCGCAAACAGACGGAACAGAGCCAGGCACCGATGGTAAGCGTTACCCATTACATGGACAGGGACGGTAATTTTCTCGCCGATGTTTCACCGCGACGCTATTTTTGCACCCAGTGCCACGTCATACAGACCAATGCGAAACTGCTGGTGGATAACGAGTTTAAAGACATGGATGAATTGCTAAACGATAAGGCCGCTCGATGAAGGACTGGCTAAAAAAAGAGATCAAGTGGCGTTGGCACATTCTACGTAGTCCCACCCAACACTACGCGCTGGGCTTTCTGGTCATGGTCGGTTTTTTCGCCGGTATTATTTTCTGGGGTGGATTCAACACCGTATTGGAGTTCACCAACACCGAGGGTTTTTGTATCGGTTGTCACGAAATGCGCGACAACGTCTATCAGGAGTTGCAAACCACCATCCACTTTGCCAATCGTTCCGGCGTACGCGCCAAGTGTGCCGACTGCCACGTACCCCACGACTGGACGTCCAAACTCGCGAGAAAGATGCAGGCCTCAAAAGAGATTTGGGGCAAGGTGTTCGGCACGATCGATACCCGCGAAAAGTTTTTGGATAAGCGGCGCGAACTGGCGGAGCACGAATGGGCCAGACTAAAGGCCAACGATTCGCTTGAGTGTCGTAACTGCCACAATTTTGAATACATGGATTTAACCCGACAAAGCCAGCGCGCCTCCGCACAACACGACCGGGCACTCAGTGGCGGTGATAAAACCTGTATCGATTGCCACAAGGGTATCGCCCATCGACTACCGGATATGGAGGGGGTTGAGGGGTGGTGAGGGGTGAGCTCAACAACCGCTTCAAATCGTTTCCAAAGACACCACTTCCTGATCGACAAACCCTGCATGTTTTCTAAGTGCGGGCAGTAGTAGTTGGTCGGCGAACAGGCAGCGTGTGAACGAATCGCCTCCCGCCATTCATCGCGATAGAGTGGCTTTTGTGGTCGGTTCAACCAACTGCGTACAAGCGGCCCGGCCTTTTCCTGAAAAATGATTGCGGCATTTGTGCTATCTCTTCTCGGCTATGCCCGGATTTCTTTAAACTGTAAATCTGGTATCGTTCATAAGTTCTTCATCTCTTGCGGGGAGAAGCCTGACTTTACCAGTTGACCTCTCTATTACCAATTGCACCTACTATCCGTATCCGCCAAATGGTATCTATCTAAATTTATGTAATTTATTCCTCGACTAGAGCGAGGAAAAATTTATTTACTTTGACAACGACAAGATATAATACATTTTCAAACCAGGGTCTTCCTGGCGAAACGCTTTCGCGCTACTTTGCACCCATCTGGTGATAAATTCTCCAATCTGTGAAGCGCTTACATTGTACTCGCCACTGTTTGGTTCGAAGAAATACATATCATCCTCATCAAACGCAAAACCAATCGCGTGGCGAGCATTCCCTTGTTGATATGCGAAGACAAAAGGTCGTTGAGACACACCACCATAATTTTTATAGAAAAGATTGATCACAGAAGCCAGATCATCACTGCTGCATTCTGTCTTCTTTCGTATCTTCATTTCAATTTTGCCAACATGCGGCATGTACTCTCGCATGCCGCCAAGAAAGTTAATTGATGTTTGTATTTGGCTATTTCGAGAATGTTCATTGCGAGGTGCTGGTGTTGGCGTTGCGCTTGAGTAAGACCAATCGCGAAACTCTTCAAAAGTGCGCCCCTCCCACTGTCCTATACGTTGAAACAAATGCATCGCGTCTTCGTATTTCAGATTTTCAACAGCGGAGTAACTGCCCCATGACTGAGTGCTTTCGCTATATTGAAGATCACCCCAAATAAGCGCAGCCGCAAAACACACACCGTCTTGAGCCGACACCTGAGTTCGGCTCCTTCCCATACCGCTGGCATTGTTATTCAGGTTGGCCGCTTTTAGGACGCTCTGATTCCAGTCCTCAGTTTTCCATTTACTTATTTGCTCGTATGACATCCTTATCCTCCAAAAATAATATTGTAGCTTTGCGATAGCGACATACTGTGAGTGACAACAATCGTTTGAAAACGAAACAGCGTTGATTTGTAGTATAGAGGCATGGGCAAGGAAGTAGTTGTAAGCTACATCACAACAAATGCTAAAAGTTATAGAAATAGTTGTATAACCATCGGAACCAAAATCCAGCGGGCACAACAAAACCAGTTGAACACTGCGGCTGAAGGACATCCGTCGGGTTCCCAAAGAATATTTAGGTTTGATCCCTTAAGACGAAAGGAACCCAAGATCTACAACTTTAGCAAGACAAGCTTACTTCTACCCCTTTTTCTTGTTCAATGCCCCAAATGGCTTCTGAACACAGGATTCCGGTGTATTAGTTTCGCTATTGCCGATTCAAATAAGATACAGAACAACGACTACAAACCCTCGCCAACAACTATAATCGAAAAGATTGACGATGCATCCCTCGACTGTTTTCCCCCTATAGCCATGACTGTTTCTCAACATCTAGCGCAATCTCAACCCTTTCGCTAGCAGTTAACGCAGGCTCTGTAGTCATGGCTTGCCTCCCTCCCCTGATGAGAAACCAAATGGCCAGCGACATCTCTCCGAATATGCTTGGGATAGCAACCAGCATCAGGAAGTAATCCGCATAGGCTTCGTAGTCCAGAAGTGTGAAGTGCGCAACAGTATCAATCATATACATCATACCCGCTATCATGAGAAAGACGGTAATAAATTTTGGCCCATCTATTATGTTTGCAAGAACAATCAAGTGGACACCAAAGAAGAAAAGACCGATTAGCCAAATAGTGTTGAATTCATCGACTTTTTTGAGGATTTCATCCGCAGTGTCCAAACCAAACACAGCGGGCAGAGAGAATATGGCAACACCCATAATTACCGCATGCATCATTCTAAAGAGCGTGCTTAAAATGGATAGCGGATTCTTTTTGTATAACTCAAATAGCGTCCATGCCACCACTACATCGAAAACCACAGTAATCAAAAAGGCAACAATACCAGCACTTACCATTGCTGGGGATTGTTGCACCATCGTTATCGGATCATTGAGCAATGATTCGACAACAAAAAAGTTAGCAAATATTGCCGCAAAGAAAATGACTAGATAACTCAGGCCAGTGGTCACGGCGTATTTTCTTGATGCGTTTGTGATGTTCATTTTGACTCTCCAATAATCAATATGAGGTGGTTTTACACAACGATAACGACATTGCCCTTTTTGTGTCCGTTGTCGATGTAGTGCGGTATTTAAAAGCTTTCATAGTTTTCTTCCCCGTTTTTGAATGATGGTGTCGTACTTGAACAGAAGTGTTAGTGCGCAATAACGCTGCGTCTGTCAAAGTCATTGTTCGAGTAGTTAAAACCTTTGACGATCAACCACACACTTAGCGCAAGTTCGAACAACCCGCCGGGAAACCAACTTCGACTTATACAACAAGGTGCAAAACATCAGTCCGCCCATGCCCCATATCGCCATATCGATCTGGTAGCAAAGAACCCACCTTGTTTGAGAACAGTAACTTAAAAACAACATTGCCTTGTATCAACGCTAAGTTCCTGTCTTTCAAATACCGTGTAGTAATTATCGACCATGCAATGTAGTATGCATATTCCGAATTTTTGTATATAACGCATGCAAAAACGTATGGATTGGCGATCGGTAAATTTTGACTGGAATCGGGCAAGAGCCTTTCTCGTTACGGCGGAAGAGGGAACATTATCTGCGGCCGCACGTGCCCTGGGAATGACGCAGCCCACCTTAGGTCGTCAGGTTACGGCTCTGGAAAAGGAATTAGGCGTTATCCTTTTTGAGCGAGTAGGATTAGGGCTGGTACTGACACCCAGCGGGCTAGATTTGTTGGAACATGTTCGCGCCATGGGCAACGCGGCAAATCAGGTGTCATTGACAGCGAGTGGTCAGACACAAGACCTGGAAGGCAACGTCTGCATATCCGCGAGTGAGGTTTACTCGGCATACATACTTCCCCCAATCATTGCCAAACTTCGCCTAATCGAACCGAAGATACAGATCGAGATTGTTGCCAGCAATCAAGAAAGCGACTTGCGACGACGCGAGGCAGATATCGCCCTGCGCAACTTCGAACCCACACAGCCCGAATTGATCGCAAAAAAAATCAAAGATGTCTCGGCACGTTTCTATGCAACAAAAAAGTACCTGGACCGCGTCGGCCTACCTAAAACGATTGAACACCTGCAACAGCTCAACTTCGTCGCCTTTGAAAGCCCAATGATGTTGATTAATCATCTCAAGCAAATAGGCCTGAATCTTTCTCTTCGTAATTTTCCCATCGTCACTACCAGCTATTTGGTCCAATGGGAATTGGTAAAACAGGACTTAGGCATCGGCATGATGCCTGAGGAAATTGGCAATGCCGACCCTTTGGTCCAACAAGTGCTTCCCGACTTTCCGCCCATCGTATTCCCAATCTGGTTGACCACCCACCGAGAGCTTCGTACCAGTCGCAGGGTGAGGATTGTTTTTGATTTATTGGCGAGTGAGCTCTAGCGCTATTATGGAAGGTTTATTGGGGCTATTTCATCAATCGCGCCTATGCTCGTCCCGGCACGTCGATAAACTGGGAAGGCATTTTACTTGGTCTCCAACATCTGAGTAAAACCACCCTTCATCTTGGCAGTGTCTCCGCATTAAACCAACAAGGTCTTGCACATTACCTCAGCCTGGAAGGAGATTCTGTCATCCACTTGTGGGGACAGGATACTCCCCCGACATGGATGGACACACTCCAAACAAATTTCCAATGGGCTTTCCACAGGAAAAAGCTATTCCGATCTGACTCTGAAAAAGCATGGATCAACTTGCCAACAAAAATACGGGACTGGACCATCCGCGCTTCGGCACCAGAGCGCGCATTACTGGAGGTCCTCAGTGAGGTTGATGAAACTCCGTCATCATTCATCTTCTCCGCAGAGCTGTTTGAGGGTATGACGATGGCCAGGCCTGCTGTTATCAATCAGTTGCTACAAAATTGTACTCACAACAAGGCAAAGCGGCTTTTCCTTTTTCTGTCAGAGCATTTTAACTATCCATGGGCAAAGAAAATCAATTTTGATGACGTAGACCTTGGCAAAGGAAAACGACTCGTGACGAGAGGCGGCATCTATAACAAGAAATACCAAATCACCGTGCCGGAGAATTTTCGTGCTGGATAGAAACAATCCACATTATCGCCAAGTCGAATTACTTGTACGTGTCTTACCTTTAGTGGCTCAAGAAAAACTTTTTGCACTAAAAGGTGGAACTGCCATCAACCTTTTTGTCCGCGATTTACCTCGTCTTTCCGTAGATATCGATTTGACCTATTTGCCCATCGATGAGAGAGACACAGCATTACTTGCGATAAATGATGGCCTGGCGCGGATTTCGACCCAAATTACTCGAGTCGAGAAAGGCGATCCCAAATGCGGTATCGGCGTCGTTTTTGAGTTATCCGCTTTGGTAGGAGTGAAACTCTTCGATGAGGCTAGCTCTGCCCTAACCCACCACATCAAGCAGGTCGAAGATAAGCTCGCTCTTCTGCCCAAAGCGGTACATAAAAAGACCAAGTCCGTAGATGATGATTTCTAAACAGCCGCATATCCAAGCCTTTGTCTGGATCTGGTTACCTGGTGAATCCGAGCCTGTTGTCACAGGTAAACTAACACTGGAAGGAAAAAACCTGCTCTTCAACTATGGCAAGAGTTACCTGAATCGCGCCAATGCCATCGCCATATATGATCAAGAACTGCCATTAAAACCGGGCGTTCACGCGCTTTTTGCAGGATTGAGTATGCCCAACTGTATTCGGGATGCTGTGCCCGATGCTTGGGGACGTCGTGTGCTAATTAATCGTTTGCTTGGCCTAAAGGGTGAGCAAGCCGGAAACACTTCCCAACTAGACGAACTAAGCTATCTACTTTAGTCCGGCTCTGACAGAATTGGCGCGTTGGATTTTCAAAAGTCAGCCACTGAATACGTGCCGCGATTTGCAAACAATGCCCCCCTCGAGGAATTACTCGCTGCTGCGGAAATGGTCGAAAAAGGTATTCCGCTTACTCGGGAACTAGAGCAGGCTTTGCATCACGGCACTTCTATTGGTGGTGCGCGTCCTAAGGCTTTAATCGAAGACGGTAAGAAGCAACACAAGCGATGCTTATTTCTGACGGTAACCGGATGAGTCGTTTAAGCACATGCCTGGAAACGGCTCATAATTTTCTCCTATCTCAGGAAGATGCTCGTGAAATTATGGATCACCAAGTTTCGGTAATAGAAAAAAATTGGAATATAGTTTGTGACGAGGCCGATCTGAATCCAACCGACCGCGCATTATTCTGGAGGCGACAATTCTTGAATCCGTTTGCCTTTGAGGGATATCGAGATTAATTCGGAAAAAGGGAAAAAGGTCGCATCTGTTAGTTTGTCATTTCGAGTGGATTACTGAAAGACAAGCGCAATCCGGACCGTGCTGGAAAATAGTTAAAAACGGAAATTACCTAAATTGAAACCTAAAAACGAAAAAAGGGTTAGCTTTTTGAGCTAACCCTTTGAGAATAGTGGCGTCCCCAAGGGGATTCGAACCCCTGTTACCGCCGTGAAAGGGCGGTGTCCTAGGCCTCTAGACGATGGGGACGCTGAAAAAAGGTTTTTCAACCAAAGTCGGCCTAGTAAAACTGGTACTTCCGTAATCTGGTGGAGCTAGCCGGGATCGAACCGGCGACCTCTTGCATGCCATGCAAGCGCTCTCCCAGCTGAGCTATAGCCCCGAAAGAGACGCGCATTTTACGTATGCGAATGAGTGGGGTCAAGCGAAAAATTTTATTCTTCAGGAATTTTTCGCTTCGATGTAAGCCACCGCTTTTTCTATACGAGACAAGCTCTTATCCCGCCCTATGAGATAAACGGTTAAGTCCAGATCCGGCGTGGGCGCACCGCCTGTCACGGCCAGACGCAAGGGCATGCCGAGCTTGCCAAAGCCAATTTCCAGCTCAGCAACGGTCTGTTCCATAGCGGCATGGATGGCCTCGCGAGTCCAATCCTGTAGCGCCATCAGCTTGACCTTAATATTGTTCAACACCTCAACGGCCTCGGGTTTAAAGGCCTTTTTCGCGGATTTTTCGTCAAAACCATCCAGGTCTTGGTAATAAATCCGGCACTGCTCGGCCAGCTCAATCAGGGTTTTGGTACGCTCGCGCTGGGCCTTTATCACTTCGAGGATATCCGGGCCCTCGGTTGGGTCGATGCCGACATTGCCCAGGTGATAGCTCAGGTGGTGCAACACGTGGGCAGGCTCGCTGTTCATAATATATTGGTGATTAATCCACAGCAGCTTGTCTGGGTTAAACGTCGACGGCGCGCGATTGATGGCCTTAACCTCGAATAACTCGATCATTTCATCAATGGAAAACAGTTCCTGGTCACCATGCGACCAACCCAGACGCACCAGGTAATTGACCAGTGCCTCAGGCAAAAAGCCTTCTTCACGATATTGCATCACGCTCACCGCTCCGTGGCGCTTGGACAAACGCTTGCCATCGGAACCCAGAATCATAGGCGCATGGGCATATTGTGGCAGTTTCGCGCCCAAGGCCTTGAGGATATTGATCTGACGCGGGGTATTATTGACGTGGTCATCGCCACGGATAACGCAATCGATCTGCATATCCATATCATCGACGACTACCGTCAAATTGTAGGTCGGCGTACCGTCGGAACGGGCGATGATCAGGTCATCCAGTTCGGCGTTCTGTACTTCGATACTGCCCTTGACTAGGTCATCAAATACGACTGACCCCTCAGTGGGGTTCTTGAAACGAATGACCGGCTCCACTCCATCACGCGGCTCGGTACGATGACGGCAACGTCCGTCATAGCGTGGCTTTTGTTTGTTGGCCATTTGCTCTTCGCGCATGGCTTCCAGCTCTTCTTTACTGCAATAGCAGTAATAGGCATGGCCGTCGTCCATGAGTTTTTTGATGATTTCTTCGTAGCGATCGAAGTGATGGGTCTGGTAAAACGGGCCTTCGTCGTATTCCAGGCCTATCCAGGTCATGCCCTCAAGGATGGCGTTCACCGATTCCTGGGTCGATCGCTCGCGATCAGTGTCCTCGATACGCAATATAAAACGTCCGCCATGTTTGCGCGCATGCAGCCAGGAGAACAGCGCGGTACGGGCACCACCAATATGAAGATAACCGGTAGGACTAGGGGCAAAACGGGTTTTAATGCTCATTGATCTAGGCATTCCTGTGGCGTTGACAAGCCGCATATTCTATCGGCAGACATCAAAATGTACAGTGCCGAAAACCGAGGACCATTCTAAATTTCCCTTGCGACACAACCGATATGCTTATGAAAGCCGAACTCTGTCCGGCTGTCAGGCGCACGCGCGCAGAAAGATACTGGCAAGAAACATTGATGAAACCAAGGCTATAGAGACACTTTTGGCGTATGAAGATTAACCTGCCAATTACTGGCAAACGAGTCCCTATCCCGGAAGATTGCGTCATCATCTCCATCACCGATGAGAAGGGGATCATTCGCTATGTCAATGAACAATTCGTTGAAATCAGTGGTTTCACGCGCGAGGAGCTATACGGGAAAAGCCACAATATCGTGCGCCACCCGGAAATGCCACCAGAGGCCTTTGAAGACCTCTGGGTAAACCTGAAACAGAACAAACCATGGCTAGGTGTTATCAATAATCGTTGTAAAAATGGCGACAATTATTGGGTCGAAGCCTTTGTCTGCCCGAACTATGAAGATGGCGTTCACGTTGGCTACCAATCCGTACGGGTAGCCCCGCGCGAACAAGACGTTAAACGCGCAGAGAAACTATACCGGTATGTCCAGCGACGGAAGAAACTCCCCGGATTCGGCTGGCGCAGCCTGTCCCTGTCGACCAAGTTCTTTTCCATATATACCAGCGCGCTCTCCCTGTGCGGTGTCGCTGGCTATTTTAGCTATCTGTCGCAGTCGATATTTCCGTTAATGCTCGGCTTTGCTCTGTCCGTCGCACTCAGCGTTTTAGGTACACGCCTGGTACTCAGAACGCTGAAAAGCGTGGCGAGAGAGTCCCGCGAGATCGTCGACAATCAGATCTTTCGCCATGCCATGACTGGGTATGACGATGAATTAGGGCAGATTTACAGCGCCCTACTCATGCAAAAGGCGAAGCTGCGCACCCTACTCGGCCGTGCGGAAGATTCAGGGCAAGATCTCAATGACGTTGCTGTCAATATGTCGAACACTTCGCAACTCGCTAGCCTCGGACTCAATGACGCCAGTGATGAAATCACGCAGATCGCATCGGCTATCGAGCAAATGTCACATAGCATCAGCCTGGTAGCGGCAAATATTCAAGAGGCTGCAATGGCAGCAAATAAAACCAAACTCGAAACCGATGAAATCAACATCGCGGTCACAAGAACCATCAGCATAATCACCACCTTGGAGACAGAAATCCGCGAGGCCTCCAGCACCATCAACCACCTTAAAGAGGATGCCAACCAGATCAGCACGATTGTGAATGTTATTAACGAGATCGCGGACCAAACCAATCTGCTGGCGCTCAACGCCGCTATTGAAGCAGCGCGAGCAGGAGAAAGCGGACGCGGATTCGCAGTGGTGGCCGATGAAGTGCGCTCGCTGGCCAGTCGAACCACGCAATCGACCCAGGAAATTCGCGCGATGATCGAGACCCTGCAACATTCAGCAAACGGCGCGGTCGACACCATGAGCGATGCGCTAATGGCCTTGGACAGTAGCGTGCATAACGTCACTGAGACCGCAGACCATATAGCCAAAGTCTCTGACTCTACCAACCGTATCAGCGAAATGAACTCCAGCGTCGCCGCTTCTGCAGAACAGCAAAATAGCGTGGCGAAAGAAATCAGCAACAGCATACAGAACATCAACGCATCGGTTATCCAGGTGTCCCACAGCGCCAAACTCGCCTCTGAGGCCAGCACCCGTGTTAAAACCATGGCCGGCCGTCTCAGCGATATGATCAAACAAATCGATAATTAGACGCCTGGAACCTATGTCGCGTATACTTGTCTACCTTTTTGCTTCAGGGGACGACATGGCTTCGACGTGGGTAGTGAAACCTGAGGTGCAT
This Gammaproteobacteria bacterium DNA region includes the following protein-coding sequences:
- a CDS encoding methyl-accepting chemotaxis protein, with amino-acid sequence MKINLPITGKRVPIPEDCVIISITDEKGIIRYVNEQFVEISGFTREELYGKSHNIVRHPEMPPEAFEDLWVNLKQNKPWLGVINNRCKNGDNYWVEAFVCPNYEDGVHVGYQSVRVAPREQDVKRAEKLYRYVQRRKKLPGFGWRSLSLSTKFFSIYTSALSLCGVAGYFSYLSQSIFPLMLGFALSVALSVLGTRLVLRTLKSVARESREIVDNQIFRHAMTGYDDELGQIYSALLMQKAKLRTLLGRAEDSGQDLNDVAVNMSNTSQLASLGLNDASDEITQIASAIEQMSHSISLVAANIQEAAMAANKTKLETDEINIAVTRTISIITTLETEIREASSTINHLKEDANQISTIVNVINEIADQTNLLALNAAIEAARAGESGRGFAVVADEVRSLASRTTQSTQEIRAMIETLQHSANGAVDTMSDALMALDSSVHNVTETADHIAKVSDSTNRISEMNSSVAASAEQQNSVAKEISNSIQNINASVIQVSHSAKLASEASTRVKTMAGRLSDMIKQIDN